One Staphylococcus simiae genomic region harbors:
- the rplJ gene encoding 50S ribosomal protein L10 — protein sequence MSAIIEAKKQLVDEIADVLSNSVSTVIVDYRGLTVAEVTELRSQLREAGVEYKVYKNTMVRRAAEKAGIEGLNDFLTGPTAIATSKEDVVAPAKVLAGFAKEHEALEIKSGVMEGNVITAEEVKTVGSLPSHDGLVSMLLSVLQAPVRNFAYAVKAVGEQKEESAE from the coding sequence ATGTCTGCTATCATTGAAGCTAAAAAACAACTAGTTGATGAAATTGCTGACGTATTATCAAATTCAGTTTCAACAGTAATCGTTGACTATCGTGGTTTAACAGTTGCTGAAGTTACTGAACTACGTTCACAATTACGTGAAGCTGGTGTTGAGTATAAAGTATACAAAAACACTATGGTACGTCGTGCAGCTGAAAAAGCTGGTATCGAAGGTTTGAATGATTTCTTAACAGGTCCTACAGCTATTGCAACTTCTAAAGAAGATGTAGTAGCACCAGCAAAAGTACTTGCAGGATTTGCTAAAGAACACGAAGCGTTAGAAATTAAATCAGGCGTTATGGAAGGAAATGTTATTACAGCAGAAGAAGTTAAAACTGTTGGTTCATTACCTTCACACGATGGTCTTGTATCTATGCTTTTATCAGTATTACAAGCTCCAGTACGCAACTTCGCTTATGCGGTTAAAGCTGTTGGAGAACAAAAAGAAGAAAGCGCTGAATAA
- the rplL gene encoding 50S ribosomal protein L7/L12: MANQEQIIEAIKEMSVLELNDLVKAIEEEFGVTAAAPVAAAGAAGGGDAAAEKTEFDVELTSAGSSKIKVVKAVKEATGLGLKDAKDLVDGAPKVIKEALPKEEAEKLKEQLEEVGATVELK; this comes from the coding sequence ATGGCTAATCAAGAACAAATCATTGAAGCAATTAAAGAAATGTCAGTTTTAGAATTAAACGACTTAGTAAAAGCAATCGAAGAAGAATTTGGTGTAACTGCAGCAGCTCCAGTAGCAGCAGCAGGTGCAGCAGGTGGCGGAGACGCAGCTGCTGAAAAAACTGAATTTGATGTTGAATTAACTTCAGCTGGTTCATCTAAAATTAAAGTTGTTAAAGCAGTTAAAGAAGCAACTGGCTTAGGCTTAAAAGATGCTAAAGACTTAGTAGATGGAGCTCCTAAAGTAATCAAAGAAGCTTTACCTAAAGAAGAAGCTGAAAAACTTAAAGAACAATTAGAAGAAGTTGGAGCTACTGTAGAATTAAAATAA